In a genomic window of Saccharothrix sp. HUAS TT1:
- a CDS encoding DUF3180 domain-containing protein — protein MRFTRPRDLLAAGLVAGVLAHLLIRLSYDTLPPLPTFAGFTLLVIAVVNLWLAVTLRARILRRPGSRAVEPLTAARAVAFAKASSLLGAIMLGAWGGVLVYVLPARDEFDAAEHDVVSGMVGAACSALLIAAALWLERCCRTPDDPHRDQ, from the coding sequence GTGAGGTTCACCCGACCCCGTGACCTGCTCGCCGCCGGCCTCGTCGCGGGCGTGCTCGCGCACCTGCTGATCAGGCTCTCCTACGACACGCTGCCGCCGCTGCCGACGTTCGCCGGGTTCACCCTGCTGGTGATCGCGGTGGTCAACCTGTGGCTCGCGGTCACCCTGCGGGCCCGCATCCTGCGCCGACCCGGCTCCCGGGCGGTCGAGCCGCTGACCGCGGCGCGGGCGGTGGCGTTCGCCAAGGCGTCGTCGCTGCTCGGCGCGATCATGCTCGGCGCGTGGGGCGGCGTGCTCGTCTACGTGCTGCCGGCGCGCGACGAGTTCGACGCGGCCGAGCACGACGTGGTCAGCGGCATGGTCGGCGCCGCGTGCTCGGCGCTGCTGATCGCCGCGGCCCTGTGGCTGGAGCGGTGCTGCCGGACGCCCGACGACCCGCACCGCGATCAGTGA
- the folK gene encoding 2-amino-4-hydroxy-6-hydroxymethyldihydropteridine diphosphokinase, producing the protein MTRAVLSLGSNLGDRLGHLRLAVAGFADVLVAVSPVYETAPWGVTDQDDFLNAVLVVSGDVDEWGWLRRGQELERAAGRVRERRWGPRTLDVDVVTVDGVRSADPELLLPHPGAHDRASVLVPWLDVEPGAVVPGHGPARDLLAGLDVAGVTRRDDLGLV; encoded by the coding sequence GTGACTAGGGCGGTGCTGTCGCTCGGCTCCAACCTGGGCGACCGGCTCGGGCACCTGCGGCTGGCGGTGGCCGGGTTCGCCGACGTGCTGGTGGCGGTGTCGCCGGTGTACGAGACGGCGCCGTGGGGCGTGACCGACCAGGACGACTTCCTCAACGCGGTGCTGGTCGTGTCCGGCGACGTGGACGAGTGGGGCTGGCTGCGGCGCGGCCAGGAGCTGGAGCGGGCCGCCGGGCGGGTCCGGGAGCGGCGCTGGGGGCCGCGCACGCTGGACGTGGACGTCGTGACGGTGGACGGCGTGCGGTCCGCGGACCCCGAGCTGCTGCTGCCGCACCCCGGCGCGCACGACCGGGCGTCGGTGCTCGTGCCGTGGCTGGACGTGGAGCCGGGCGCGGTCGTGCCGGGTCACGGCCCGGCGCGCGACCTGCTGGCGGGGCTGGACGTCGCGGGCGTGACGCGGCGGGACGACCTCGGGCTGGTCTGA